Genomic DNA from Taurinivorans muris:
ATGGGTCGTTATCAACGGCAAGAAAAAAGTCCGTCAATTAGCTGATTTGGTTATAGATTTCATGCGAAGCATACCCTCCGCGAAGCGAATGGTCGCAAGCCATGAACACGGGGAAGATCCCATTTTCCGCGGGGCGACTTGCGTAATTTTTGCATACTGCGATAAGGAAATCGGTGAACGTTTCGGCACAATTGACTGTACCATTGCCGCGAGCTATTTGGAATTATTGCTGCCAAGCATGGGCATTGGAACGTGCTGGGCGGGGTTTGCTATCGGTGTTGCAAGACAATACGCGCCTATCAATGAATTTTTAGGGCTTAAAGATACGGATATTGTTGAAGCGGGACTTATGATCGGTTATCAAAAAACAAAATACAGAAATATCCCCCCGCGCAAAAAAGCGGAAATTCTTTTTGTATAGCACAGGCTCGGCTTTTTTTTGTAATATTGGAAAATAGAGCATAAAACTATTGAAAGGATTGACATGTTCAATCCTTTTTTTATTGCCGTTTCAACACAAAACATACCAGCTTTGCTGGTGAGATACGAAAAATTTTCAGACATAAGATTGTTAAATTTATTCTGAAAGAAACAGAATTTTAAGGAAACAGACGTTATGAACGCGGAAGCTAATTACCGTATCAGTTGAAAAATATTATATAGTTACGCATGATAAGACTAAATGGAACAAAATTTAGGAGCGGTTTGTCAACGAAGTGAGATTGGCAAATCCGTTTAAAAACGCCTTAACTGTAAATCAAATACCTTTTGAGCACTGAGAAAGTTCAGCAGTTAATCCAACGCCGTCGATTCATATTTTAAACCAAATCCATGAGCGCGTAAGTAAGCTGCGCTGTGATAAAATCGGAAAGAACGCTGTCTTCACGTGGGGCAAGTTCAACAACATCAAAACCGATGAGCGTTCTGTTTTCAACCGCTTTTTTTGCCAAGTTGAGAGCTTGATACCATTGCAATCCGCCGGCAACGGGCGTTCCCGTATCCGGAATGACGGAAGGGTCCAAACCGTCCACATCAAAGGTGATAAAAACTTTATCCGGAAAATTCTTTGGAAGAAGATTTTCAGGAATGGCGTTTTGGCATAAATATTCAGCGTCCCAGCTGACAACACGGTGTTTTTTTCTTGCTTCATATTCTTCCAAACAATATGCCCTGTTGCCCAGCTGCACAAGAGGCAGACCCAAATCGTCGACAGCACGCCGCATAACACTTGCATGGCTCCATTTCGTTCCGGAATATTCATTGCGTAAATCGGCGTGCGCGTCAAACTGCACAATACCGAAATTTCCATATTCTTCCTTGAGCGCTTTTAACGCGCCATAGGTAATGCTGTGTTCGCCGCCAAGCAAAATGGGAAATTTTTTAAGAGCAAGAACATTTTTGACCGCCTGGTAAATATTTTCCATGACAACTTCGGCAGATTTTCCGCAGTCAACAGGAATATGGGTGAAAATTCCTCTTTCTCCGGGAGAGCTATGCCCGTTGAAAAGTTCCAATTGGTCAGAGGCGTCAAGAATTGCGTCGGGACCTTTTGCCGTTCCCCCGCCATAGCTTACGCTTGCTTCATAAGGAACCGGAATGATATGATAAAAACAATTCTCCGCATTTTTCGCTTCCACTTCCGAACCTAAAAAACGTTTTGCATATTCTTGCATGGAAAGTCCTTTTTATTGTTTTAATTCTTGCAGAATTTTCTGGCTTATGCTTTGGCAGGCAATATCGTCTTCTTTTTGATTTTCAATGATACTGATAATTTTTTCCTTATATTCAGGCATCGCTTTTGCAAAAATGCCGACAGCTTCATAACATGTCAGGCGCAGGGGAGCATGGTCGCAAAAATTGCTGTCGCCTTCTTTGTCGTGAATATAGGAAATAAGCACATTTCCATAAATTTTCGCAAGTTTTTCGCTATGCGCCAGGCTTTGGGCGAAGGCAAGGGGAATACCCCAGCCGATATTGCCGGATTCTTCATTCATGTGCCACATAAAACGGCGCATGCAAATTTGCGCTTGTTCCTTATCTTTTTCAAAAAGTTTGGCAATGCTTATCCCTATTGCCAGGGCTGCTTTGTCCGCAATATTCTTTTCCTGCGGCAGGCAGGCGAAAAGGGCGTTGATGACTTCCATTTCCGGAACTTCCATCAACTCGGGAGGCAAGTAATTTGTATCATCAATTATATTGTTTTCAAACCATGTGCGGATGAGCTTTTTGTTTGTTCTGAACGTTGACATATCGCAATCCTTTTTATTCGGTTGTTTTTATGGTAGCAATGATTTGGCATTAGTCAAGCCGTTCTTTTTAAAGAAAATTTAAATTTTTCCAAAAAATCGCTTGACTTTATTTCAAAAGCAAGTGAAAAGACTGTGTTGTATTAAGAAAATCACAACAAAATTTAATAATATAGAAATATGTGTCAAGGACTATGGAGGTCATAATGAGTACACCTGGAAAAAACTTAGAAGGTGCTGTAAAAACCGCAAATGGTGTTGAATTGAACGGTGTTCTTTTGCAACCTATTACCGAACAATGCAATGGTTGTGATCGTATTCGCACATTTGAAGGTCAAGAATTTTGCAGTAGTTATGCTATTCCTTCTAAGAAGTGGACTCTTGGAAGATGCAATTTTGCAACCCACATTAAAGTTGAAGTTGTTGCAAAAGCTAAAGTTAACCCACTTAAAGCTTCTAAACGTGCTGCAAAAGGTCGTTAATAGACCGAACATTTTTTCTAAGCCCTCGCTGAGGGCTTTTTTTTTACCAATGTATTCAAAAGGAAATGTCATGAAAGAGAAAATATTGTCTGCCTTGTCAGCTGCCCGTGACGAGGTGATTTTTTTACAGCAGTCGATGACGAGATTTCCGGCTTTCGGTCCCAATGAAGGGGGAATCGGTGAATTTCATAAAGCCGAATGGATAGAAAAATTGGTTCGTTCCTGGGGCGTAAACGCCATTGAACACTATGATGCCGCTGATGAGCGGGTTCCGAGCAAAATCCGTCCCAATATGGTGATAAGACATAAGGGAAAATCGGAAAAAACGCTTTGGATTGTCGGACACATGGATGTTGTGCCTCCGGGAAACGAAAGTTTATGGAAGACTTCTCCTTTTGAGGCTGTGCTTGACGAAGATGACAGTGATATCATCAGAGGCCGCGGGGTGGAAGACAATCAGCAGGCCATTGTTTCGGGACTTCTTATCTTGCACGAGCTTGTCAAAAATTCCTATGAGCCTGATTTGAGTTTTGCTCTTTTGCTGGTTTCCGATGAAGAAACACGAAATACGTTCGGTATCAATCACGTTTTAAAAGAAAATCCAAATCTTATTAAAAAAGATGATTTGGTGCTGGTGCCTGATTTTGGAACAAAAGAAGGAAATTTAATTGAAATCGGCGAAAAAGGCGTCTTATGGCTGAAAATTGAAATTGAAGGCAGGCAATGCCATGGTTCAACACCCGATGAAGGCATTAACGCATTTGTGGCTATGAGCGATATGGTCTTGCAAATAAAGAAAATAGAAGATTTCTTTACAGAAAGAAATGAACTTTTTTCACCGACAAGGACAACGATTGTACCGACACGCCATACTGAAAATGTTCCCAATGTCAACACCATTTCCGGAAAAGAAATTTTTTATTTGGATTGCAGGATATTGCCGGAGCATGACACGCAAACCGTTATCGGCAAGGTACGGGAATTAAGTGCGGAAATTGAAAGGAAGCATTCTGTTTCCATACAAATTTCCGTTGACAATTTGGAGGAGAGTTCTCCGGAAACAAATGCGGATGCCGAAGTTGTGCAAAAACTTAAAAAAGCGATTTTTGAAACATACGGACTTATGTGCAAAACCGGCGGAGTCGGCGGTGCGACTGTCGGCTGTAAAATACGGAGTTTAGGTATTCCGGTTGCTGTTTGGTCAAGCGCTATTCCCAATTATCACCAACCGAACGAAGGTTCCAGAATTTCAAACGCCATCGGTGATGCAAAAACTTTCGCCCGTTTGCTTTTTAATTAAATTTTCTTCCTGCATTTATTATTGCTTTTTTTTGTATTTTGGCATATTTTTAATCAATACCCTAAAGTGATACGATATGCGGACTATACAAATAATCAATTGTAAATGGTATAATGCAACCTTTTGGTATGCACTCTATTTAACAAAAATACTTAATGAACACGGGCATGAAAGTATTCTTGTCACTATTCCGAATAGTTTAGGCATTCAAAAGTTGGAAGAGTTGGGTATCGATTATACGGAGCTTCCTTTAAATTCTTTTTCACCTGCGGATATTTATGCTTCGTATCGGGGATTTTCAAAACTTTGCAGGGAATTTAGACCTGATATCGTCAACTGTCACCGTGGGGAAGCGTTTTATCTTTTTTCTTTCTTAAAAAAAGTATACGGGTATAAGCTTATCCGCACACGCGGCGATCAAAGAAAGCCGAGCGAAAATTTCATCAATAAATTTTTGCATAATTCGGTTGCGGACGCCATCATTACGACAAATTCCGATATGTCGGAATATTTTCATAAAAATTTGCATGTGCCTGAAAATAAAATTCATACCATTTTAGGCGGGGTTGAAACAAAAAAGTTTTTTCCGCAAAAAGAAAACCAAAATGCATTCAAAACCCGATACGGTTTTAAAGAAGATGATGTTTTGCTTGGCATTATCGGCAGATTAGATGCCATAAAAGGTTTTCATGAAACAATTCTTGCTTTTCACAAGGCAGCCGGGCAATCTGAATCAGCCTGCAAAAATCTCCATTTACTTGTCGCCGGTTTGGATTGCGATTTTACCATAGAAGATTTGAAAGACTTTTGTAAAGAACATGGAATTTCACAGGAACATATACATTTTTATTCTTATCTTGCCGATATGAATGCTTTTATGAACATGCTCGATGTTGGTGTTGTCGCGTCCCTTGGTTCTGAAACCATAGCCCGCGTCGCTTTTGAGCTTATTGCCTGCCATACCCCAATTATCGGCTCCCGTATCGGAGTTATGCCTGATATTCTTGAAAATGAATATTTGTTTAATGCCGGACAGATTTCAGAAATGACGGGACTTTTTATTAAATGTTTGGATAAAGGGTATCGGGAACGGCTTTTGCGCTCGTGCTTAAATAATTTTTACGGCAAAAATACGGAAACAGCGTTGTATGGCTGGTCGTTGGAAGATTTTTATCAAAAAACGATACAGGTTTATTCACAGCTTTTTTAACCGGTATAACGAAAAGAGGAAATAGTATGATTACAGCTTTTGCCAGTGACAACACCGCAGGCGCTTCGGAAGAAATAATGCGTGCCATAGCCGATGCGAACAAAGGGTATGCGGTTCCTTACGCCTTGGATGATTTCAGTAACCAATCCGATGAGATTTTCAGCAGGATTTTCGGCGATGTCACTGTTTGCTACACATTGAGCGGAACCGGCGCCAACGTCGTGGCGCTCAAAGCCATGCTCAGACCATGGCAGGGGGTTATCTGCGCGGATGTTTCACACATCAATACGGAAGAAGCCGGAGCGCCGGAAGTGATAACGGGCTCTAAACTTCTGCCGGTTCCATCCTATGACGGCAAAATTAAAACAGAAGATATCGCAGCGTTTCTGCACGACAAAGACTCGTTCCACAGAGTGAGTCCGAGAGTTGTTTCCATTACGCAATCAACCGAAAAAGGCACGTTGTACTCCATAGGGGAAATTAGGAAAATTTGCTCCTTCGCCCATGAAAACGATTTATTGGTCCACATGGACGGATCCCGCATCGCCAATGCCGTGGCGGCGTTGGATTGTGATATAAAAGCCATAACGAAAGATGCCGGAGTTGATGTCTTATCGTTCGGCGGTTCAAAAAACGGTTTGGTTTTCGGCGAAGCCGTTGTCTTTTTCAATAAAGCGCTTTCACGGGATTATATGACCATGCGCAAACAGTCGCTGCAGCTTATTTCCAAGATGCGTTTTGTGAGCGCACAATTCAATGAATTTTTTAAAAACGATTTATGGCTTAAAAATGCGCGCCATGCCAATGAAATGGCATATTACCTGGCGGAAAAACTGCAAAGTAATAAGGCGCTTTCAGTACAAAAACCCTGTGTTAATGCCGTATTTGTCCGCATGGACAGAAGTTTGATCACCAAACTTTCAAAAGAATTTTATTTTTATGTCACAGACTCCGCTGTGAATGAAGTCCGTTTCATGTGTTCGTTTCAAACCACAAAAGAAGAGGCGGATTATCTTGCGGAACGGATCAACACTTTGACCAAATAAGGAAAAGCATATGGCTGACGAAAGAATTTCCTGGACTGAATATTTTATCAATATCGCTTACATGGTTGCGGAACGCTCAACGTGTATCAGAAGAAAAGTCGGCGCCGTTGCCGTGAAAGACAAACATATTTTGGCGACAGGCTACAACGGCGTGCCGAGCGGAGTGGAGCATTGCCTGAATGCGGGCTGTCTGCGGGCGAAAATGAATATTCCTTCCGGTGAAAGGCATGAGATTTGCCGCGGTCTGCATGCTGAACAAAATGTCATCATCCAATGCGCCGTGCACGGCATAAGCCTTGACGGAGCAGATATTTATTGCACGACGCAGCCTTGCTTTATTTGCACGAAAATGCTTATCAATTGCGGTATCAAAAGAATTTTTCATGTGGAATCCTATCCCGATGAATTAGCTTTCGCCATGCTTGAAGAAGCGGGCGTCGAATTAATACAGGTTGAAAGAAAGAAATAACATGCAGACTTTTTTCATGAGGCGCGCCATTGAACTTGCTGGAAAAGGCAGGTATAAAACCGCACCCAATCCGTGTGTCGGGGCTGTATTGGTTCATAAGGATACCATCATAGCCGAAGGGTATCATATGGAATACGGCAAAGCTCATGCGGAAGTCGAATGTCTTGCCAATGCGGTAAAAAAGGGAATTTTTTTTCAAAAAATCAAAAACCGTTCCCTATCTTTTTCCAATCCGTATTTACAGGAACAGGTTTTGCAATTTCAACATATTGAATATGAAAAAGAAATCAATATGGAAGAGTGTTCCTTGTACGTGACTTTGGAACCGTGCAATCATTTTGGCAAAACTCCGCCTTGCTCACAGGCTATTTTCGAGGCGGGAATAAAAACTGTTTATGTCGGCTGTTCGGATTTGAATGCAAATGCAAGCGGCGGCGCTGATTTTTTGCGTTCCAAGGGTGTGAATGTCGTAACCGGCGTATGCCATGATGAATGTCTGGAATTGATTGAGGATTTTATTGTCTGGCAAAAAGAAAAACGCTCGTTCTGCATTTTGAAAATGGCGTGCACGCTTGACGGTAAAATAGGTCCCGCCACCGGGCACAGTCACAGCGTTTCCGGTTCGGAATCCAAAAAAGTCACAATGAAAATGCGGAAAAACATGGCGCTGAGTCATAGCGCCGTCATGGTCGGAGGAAACACTTTTTTTGAAGACAATCCGAAACTGACCGTCAGGGATATGCAAACGGAAAGCCAGCCGAGGGCATTCATTGTCAGTAAAAGACTTCCGCCTCTTTCCGGCGGCAAGACAGGATATTTTTGTTTGGATCAAAAAAAAGACACTGTTTTTTTTACCGATATGAAAAATCCGGAACTTGTGAAACAGTATGCTGAACACGGAATACTTCTCGAATGCATTGAAACAAGCGAAAATAAAAGCTTGAACTTGAAAAAAATATTTGAACTTGCGTACCAAAAATATTATTCTCCCTATGTCTTTTCCGAAGGAGGGGCTAAACTCGCGCAGTCATTGCTCAAAGAAGGGCTTGTTGACATATTGATTGTATACATCGCCCCTTATGTTTTGGGCGACGATACGGCGAAAAATGTTTTTAGCGGAAATTTTGTCCAGACGATGCAGGAAGCATACAAATTCAAAATATTCAAAACAGAACGGATAGGCAGTGATTTGCATGTTTATTTAAAAATGGAGAAAACATGTTCACAGGGTTGATTGAAGGAATCGGAGAAGTTGTTTCCGTTCGGAGATTGGGCGGAGATTTGCGGCTGGGCATACGCCCCGGTTTTGCGTTCCCTAATCCCGTAATAGGGGAATCCGTCGCTGTCAATGGCACTTGCCTTACGGTTGAAACGGCTGAAAATGGAATTTTGAGTTTCTATGCCTCTGAGGAAACTTTAGCTTGTTCAAATATTTCTTTACTGGCAAATAAAAGCAAAGTGAATATGGAAAGGGCGCTGGCTCTTGGCAGCCGGCTCGGGGGGCATTTGGTCAGCGGGCACGTCGACACCATGGGCACCGTGCGGTCCATTCAAAATATCGGGCAATCCCGTGCCGTTAGCATACATTTTTCTGATGAATGGGCAAAATATATCATTCCTAAAGGTTCTGTCGCCCTTGACGGAATTAGCCTTACTGTAAATACTTGCGATTTTGATTTTTTAACGGTAAACGTAATTCCTGAAACATGGAAAGCAACAACCGTTGCGGATTGGAGTGTCGGACAAAAAATCAATATTGAAACGGATATGATAGGAAAATACATACTTCGTTCTCAATTCATAGAAAATAATAAACCTAAAAAGAGCGCGATTGACGAAGATTTTCTTCGTGAAAACGGCTTTTTCGCATAAGGGGTGAATATGGGTATCTGCAAGACTGAAGAAGCGATTGAAGATTTCAAGCAAGGAAAAATGATTATCCTTGCCGATGACGAAGACAGGGAAAATGAAGGTGACTTGACTATCGCCGCTGAATTTATCACTCCTGAAATAATTAATTTTATGGCGAAATACGGCCGAGGGCTTATTTGTTTGCCGATGACGAATGAAATGGCTGATAAATTGGAGTTGCCGCTTATGACACAAAGAAACGGCTCGAAATTCGGCACGAACTTCACTGTTTCCATTGAAGCCAGAGAGGGAGTTACCACGGGTATTTCCGCTTTTGACAGGGCGCATACCATTTTAACGGCGGTCAATCCCAATAGCAAAGCCAGGGATATTGTTACGCCGGGACATATTTTTCCCCTCAGGGCGAATAACGGCGGCGTGTTGATTCGGGCGGGGCAAACGGAAGGCAGCGTTGATTTGGCAAAAT
This window encodes:
- a CDS encoding nitroreductase family protein; this translates as MAVSINENLCCGDKLCINICPCECIELNGENKAVLSRKGSLTCISCGQCIAVCPKGAISLEINDNVEKGESISGCYPSFDTLKNMIQLRRSVRQYKESPIPNEDIEKALDIVRFAPTSKNKQYVKWVVINGKKKVRQLADLVIDFMRSIPSAKRMVASHEHGEDPIFRGATCVIFAYCDKEIGERFGTIDCTIAASYLELLLPSMGIGTCWAGFAIGVARQYAPINEFLGLKDTDIVEAGLMIGYQKTKYRNIPPRKKAEILFV
- the speB gene encoding agmatinase: MQEYAKRFLGSEVEAKNAENCFYHIIPVPYEASVSYGGGTAKGPDAILDASDQLELFNGHSSPGERGIFTHIPVDCGKSAEVVMENIYQAVKNVLALKKFPILLGGEHSITYGALKALKEEYGNFGIVQFDAHADLRNEYSGTKWSHASVMRRAVDDLGLPLVQLGNRAYCLEEYEARKKHRVVSWDAEYLCQNAIPENLLPKNFPDKVFITFDVDGLDPSVIPDTGTPVAGGLQWYQALNLAKKAVENRTLIGFDVVELAPREDSVLSDFITAQLTYALMDLV
- a CDS encoding DVU0298 family protein, which produces MSTFRTNKKLIRTWFENNIIDDTNYLPPELMEVPEMEVINALFACLPQEKNIADKAALAIGISIAKLFEKDKEQAQICMRRFMWHMNEESGNIGWGIPLAFAQSLAHSEKLAKIYGNVLISYIHDKEGDSNFCDHAPLRLTCYEAVGIFAKAMPEYKEKIISIIENQKEDDIACQSISQKILQELKQ
- a CDS encoding PxxKW family cysteine-rich protein, giving the protein MSTPGKNLEGAVKTANGVELNGVLLQPITEQCNGCDRIRTFEGQEFCSSYAIPSKKWTLGRCNFATHIKVEVVAKAKVNPLKASKRAAKGR
- a CDS encoding M20 family metallo-hydrolase, translated to MKEKILSALSAARDEVIFLQQSMTRFPAFGPNEGGIGEFHKAEWIEKLVRSWGVNAIEHYDAADERVPSKIRPNMVIRHKGKSEKTLWIVGHMDVVPPGNESLWKTSPFEAVLDEDDSDIIRGRGVEDNQQAIVSGLLILHELVKNSYEPDLSFALLLVSDEETRNTFGINHVLKENPNLIKKDDLVLVPDFGTKEGNLIEIGEKGVLWLKIEIEGRQCHGSTPDEGINAFVAMSDMVLQIKKIEDFFTERNELFSPTRTTIVPTRHTENVPNVNTISGKEIFYLDCRILPEHDTQTVIGKVRELSAEIERKHSVSIQISVDNLEESSPETNADAEVVQKLKKAIFETYGLMCKTGGVGGATVGCKIRSLGIPVAVWSSAIPNYHQPNEGSRISNAIGDAKTFARLLFN
- a CDS encoding glycosyltransferase family 4 protein, which encodes MRTIQIINCKWYNATFWYALYLTKILNEHGHESILVTIPNSLGIQKLEELGIDYTELPLNSFSPADIYASYRGFSKLCREFRPDIVNCHRGEAFYLFSFLKKVYGYKLIRTRGDQRKPSENFINKFLHNSVADAIITTNSDMSEYFHKNLHVPENKIHTILGGVETKKFFPQKENQNAFKTRYGFKEDDVLLGIIGRLDAIKGFHETILAFHKAAGQSESACKNLHLLVAGLDCDFTIEDLKDFCKEHGISQEHIHFYSYLADMNAFMNMLDVGVVASLGSETIARVAFELIACHTPIIGSRIGVMPDILENEYLFNAGQISEMTGLFIKCLDKGYRERLLRSCLNNFYGKNTETALYGWSLEDFYQKTIQVYSQLF
- a CDS encoding threonine aldolase family protein; this encodes MITAFASDNTAGASEEIMRAIADANKGYAVPYALDDFSNQSDEIFSRIFGDVTVCYTLSGTGANVVALKAMLRPWQGVICADVSHINTEEAGAPEVITGSKLLPVPSYDGKIKTEDIAAFLHDKDSFHRVSPRVVSITQSTEKGTLYSIGEIRKICSFAHENDLLVHMDGSRIANAVAALDCDIKAITKDAGVDVLSFGGSKNGLVFGEAVVFFNKALSRDYMTMRKQSLQLISKMRFVSAQFNEFFKNDLWLKNARHANEMAYYLAEKLQSNKALSVQKPCVNAVFVRMDRSLITKLSKEFYFYVTDSAVNEVRFMCSFQTTKEEADYLAERINTLTK
- a CDS encoding deoxycytidylate deaminase → MADERISWTEYFINIAYMVAERSTCIRRKVGAVAVKDKHILATGYNGVPSGVEHCLNAGCLRAKMNIPSGERHEICRGLHAEQNVIIQCAVHGISLDGADIYCTTQPCFICTKMLINCGIKRIFHVESYPDELAFAMLEEAGVELIQVERKK
- the ribD gene encoding bifunctional diaminohydroxyphosphoribosylaminopyrimidine deaminase/5-amino-6-(5-phosphoribosylamino)uracil reductase RibD — translated: MQTFFMRRAIELAGKGRYKTAPNPCVGAVLVHKDTIIAEGYHMEYGKAHAEVECLANAVKKGIFFQKIKNRSLSFSNPYLQEQVLQFQHIEYEKEINMEECSLYVTLEPCNHFGKTPPCSQAIFEAGIKTVYVGCSDLNANASGGADFLRSKGVNVVTGVCHDECLELIEDFIVWQKEKRSFCILKMACTLDGKIGPATGHSHSVSGSESKKVTMKMRKNMALSHSAVMVGGNTFFEDNPKLTVRDMQTESQPRAFIVSKRLPPLSGGKTGYFCLDQKKDTVFFTDMKNPELVKQYAEHGILLECIETSENKSLNLKKIFELAYQKYYSPYVFSEGGAKLAQSLLKEGLVDILIVYIAPYVLGDDTAKNVFSGNFVQTMQEAYKFKIFKTERIGSDLHVYLKMEKTCSQG
- a CDS encoding riboflavin synthase → MFTGLIEGIGEVVSVRRLGGDLRLGIRPGFAFPNPVIGESVAVNGTCLTVETAENGILSFYASEETLACSNISLLANKSKVNMERALALGSRLGGHLVSGHVDTMGTVRSIQNIGQSRAVSIHFSDEWAKYIIPKGSVALDGISLTVNTCDFDFLTVNVIPETWKATTVADWSVGQKINIETDMIGKYILRSQFIENNKPKKSAIDEDFLRENGFFA